The nucleotide sequence CCGACGACGGGTCGCTGCTCGGTGCCGGGCTGGTCCTGCTCGGCGGCTGCTGCCTCGCGGTGCTCGCCTCGGCCGCGGTGCCGTCGGCCTGGCTGCTCGTGCCGATCTGGCTGGTCGGCGGGGTGGGCAACGGTGGCGACAACGTCTTCAACAACCTCCTGCTGGCCCGGCGGGTGCCCGAGGCGGCCCGCGGCCGGGCCTACGCCGTCTTCGGCGCCGCGGTCCAGGGCGCCGGGATGGCGGGCTACCTGATCGGCGGCCTGCTGCTGGAGGTGGCCGCGCCCCGGCCGCTGGTCGCCGCCTGCGGAGTGGCCGGTGTGCTGGTGGTCGTGGCGGCGGCCTGGCCGGTATGGCGGGCGGTCCGTGCCGAGCGCTCCGCACGTCCGGTCGCCGGAGTCGTGGCCGAGCGGCGTGCGGAGTTGGCCACTCCGACCCCCTCCCGCTGACCCGGCCCGGTGCGGCAGGGATACGGTCGGGTCATGGCCGATCGCATCGCCCGCCCCCGGGTGGGGCACATCCAGTTCCTCAACTGCCTGCCCATCTACTGGGGGCTCATGCGGTCCGGCGCGCTGATCGACGTCGACCTGCACAAGGACTCGCCGGACCGGCTGAACGCCGCGCTGGTCGCCGGTGACCTGGACATCGGCCCGATCTCCCAGGTGGAATACCTGCGGCACGCCGACGAGCTGCTGCTCCTGCCGGACCTGGCGGTCGGCAGCGACGGCCCGGTGCTCTCGGTCAACGTGGTCTCCACCCGCCCCCTCACCGAGCTGGACGGCGCCCGGGTGGCGCTCGGCTCCACGTCGCGCACCGGCGTGCTGCTGGCCCAGCTCCTGCTCGCGGAGCGGTACGGGGTACGCCCCGACTACTTCCGCTGCCCGCCGGACCTCACCCAGATGCTGCTCGAGGCCGACGCCGGGGTGGTGATCGGCGACGTGGCGTTGCGCGCGCTCTACGAGGCCCCGCGCAAGGGGCTGGCGGTGACCGACCTCGGGCAGGCCTGGCGCGAGTGGACCGGGCTGCCCATGGTCTTCGCCGTCTGGGCGGTACGCCGCGACTTCGCCGCCGCCCACCCCGGCCGGGTCAAGGAGGTGCACGAGGCGTTCCTGCGCTCACGCGACCTGTGCCTGGCCGAGCTGGACCAGGTGGCCGAGGCCGGGGCTCGCTGGGAGCCGTTCGACGCGGAGACGCTGGCGACCTACTTCCGTACCCTCGACTTCTCCCTCGGCGAGCGGCAGGTGGCCGGCCTGCGCGAGTTCGCCCGCCGCGCCGCGGCGATGGGCGAGGCGCCGCCGCTGCCCGAGGGTGGCCCGGAGTTCTTCCAGGGCTGACGCCCTCCCTCCCACGACGAAGCGGCGGTGTCCCGGCGGACCGGGGCACCGCCGCTTCGCGCAGCGGGTGGGATCAGGTGGCGTCGCGGAGCAGCGCCTCGGTGATCTTCTCGCAGGCGTCCATGCCGTACTGCCACGAGCTGGCGGCGCTGAACGGGGTCTTGACCATCACGCCCATCGTCCAGGTGTCGCCGATCGCCAGGCAGTTGACGTGGTATTCCCGCTCCTTCTGCCGGTCGATCCAGCCGTTCTTGATGGCGATCTGCTTCTGCTCGGCGGCGGGGAAGGCCTTGCGGATGCCGAAGTCGCCGTCACCGCGGACGAGCCGCATCTCGTTGAGCAGCCACTTGGTCCACTTCGGCCCGGCGGCCCGGCCGTCGTCGATGCAGAGGCCTAGCCGCGCCGTGTCGCGAGGCGACAGCATCGTCCGGCTCCAGCCGCCGTCACTGGCCACCTTGCTGTCGGTCAGCTTGCAGATCGAGATCAGCCGCTTGATCGATGCCGAACCGCCCACGCTCTCGTAGAACTCCTGGGCCCGGGTGTTGTCGCTGTCCCGGATGATCTGCGTGGCGTCGTCCAGCTTCGCCTGGCTCGGGGTCCTGCCCGCCTCGGCGCTACGCCGCAGGTAGTCGGCGACCACCCAGGACTTGATCATCGACGCGGTGGTGCTGGTCTCGCCCATGTTCTCCGAGCCGATGATCTTGCCGGTCCGCTTGTCCAGCACGGCCCACGAGTACCAGCCCTTGATGCCGAGGTCGTCGAGGTCCTGCGCCTCGAACGGCAGCGGCTCCAGCGAGGGCGAGGGGGCCGACTCGGGACGCGCGTCGCGGTCGGTCGGGGCGCCCGTGGACCGGCCGGCGGCGCTCGGGGCCGGGTGCGACGCGGCCGTCGGCCGCAGCGGCGAGCCGGGGACCAGCCGGAGCGCGACGAGCACCACGCCGACCAGGATCACGGCGACCGCGCTGTAGGCCAGCGGGCGGCGGTCACTGCCCGGCCGGCGCCGGCTGCCCGCCATCAGAGCTTCCCGACCGGCTGCTGCGGGACCTTGAGGGCGGCGCCCGGCTGCGGGGTCACGAGCTGGGTGGCGACGCTCGCGCAGACCTTGGCCCCGTACGAGGGGGTCCTCGGGTCGCCGGCGCCGGGATAACGCATCATCACGGCCAGGGTCCAGTCGTCGGCGATCGCCAGGCAGTTGACGTGCCACTGGCCGTCCGCCCAGAGCATGGTGAAGCCGTTCTTGATGCTGACCGGCCCCTGCGACGTGATCGACTCGGGCAGGCCGTCGACGATGCCCCAGTGGCCGCCCTGGACGGCGGTGGACTTCTGGTCCTTGACGCCGCCGCGCACGTGAGCCATCTGGTCCAACACCCACTTCGTCCACTTGGGTCCGGCGGCCGTGCCGTCACCGATGCAGTCGCCCATGCGCACCGCGTCGCGCGGCGACATCTGGGTGTACGCCCACTTGGCCTTGGTGGGTTCAATCTTCGTGTCGGTCAGCTTGCACATCTTGATCAGCCGGGTCAGCACCGGCTTGCGGCCACCGGCGTTGTAGAGCGCCTCGGCCGAGATGTCGTTGCTGTCCCGGATCGCGGTCTCGGCCTGCTTCTTACGCGCGGCGCTCGGCTCCTTGCCGTCGAGTTCGCGCAGGTAGTCGGAGACGATCCACGCCTTGATCATCGACTCGGTCGAGTTGGTGGAGGACATGTTCGGCGCGCCGTCGATCTTGCCGGTCTTCCGGTCCATCAGCGCCCAGGAGAAGAACTTGCCCTTGAAGTTCACCGATACCGGCCCGGCGGCCAGCGTCGGCTCCGGAGGCGCGGTCGGTGCGGGCGTGGGCACCTGCGCCACACCGCCGCCGATGCCGCCGAGTCCGCTGATCCCGTCGCCACCGGAGAGCTTGGCGTACGCGGCGGGGACCAGCATGCCGCCGCCGAGAAGCACCGCCACGACGGCGAGCACCATGGTCACGCGAGGTCGCATGAGTGGGTGAACTCCAGATTGTCTGGCCGGGGGGACCGGCGCTTTCCGAATGTGTTTCGGCCTGATCGCCGAGGCCGGGGGAATGGCCTGGAGCCGGTGGCGATCGTCAGCAGCCGATCGGTGTGCCGGGCGAAGTCTACTTCCGGACAGGCGGGATGCCAGATCCCGGAGCCCGGCAACTCGCCGTGAAGGCGGGACATTGGACCGCTATGCCGCCCTTGTGAGGATTCATCTTCTCCGGGTGGCGGACGTCACAGCGTTCCGGCAGGTCAGGGGTTGTCACCGGAAGCGGTCGACCGGTGACGGAAGGTGGGTCGGGAAACCTGTTACACCCTCTGGTGCCATCGGGCGCGAGCTGTAACACTGGCCTCATGTATGGCAATGACTTCGCCCCGCCCGAGGACGGCCCGGGCGGCGGCCTGCTCGGCGAGGTGGAGGCGGCGGAGGCCGCGCTGCGCGAGGCGGCGGCACGCGCCCGGCGCGGTGGGCCGGCGCCGGACGAGGACCTCGCGGCGTACTTCGCGGACGTGATCGACGCCGACCAGAAGATCGAGCCGCGGGACTGGATGCCGGAGGCGTACCGGAAGACGCTGATCCGGCAGATCGCCCAGCACGCGCATTCCGAGATCATCGGCATGCAGCCGGAGGGGAACTGGATCAGCCGGGCCCCCTCGCTCAAGCGCAAGGCGATCCTGCTGGCCAAGGTGCAGGACGAGGCCGGCCACGGCCTCTACCTCTACGCCGCCGCGGAGACGCTCGGCGTCAGCCGCGACGAGCTGGTCGAGCTGCTGATCGACGGCCGGCAGAAGTACAGCTCGATCTTCAACTACCCGACCCTGACCTGGGCCGACGTGGGCGCGATCGGCTGGCTGGTCGACGGCGCCGCGATCGTCAACCAGGTCCCGCTGTGCCGCTGCTCCTACGGCCCCTACGCCCGCGCCATGATCCGGGTCTGCAAGGAGGAGTCGTTCCACCAGCGCCAGGGCTACGAGATCCTGCACACGCTGGCCCACGGCACCCCGGAGCAGAAGGCCATGGCCCAGGACGCGGTGGACCGCTGGTGGTACCCGTCACTGGCCATGTTCGGCCCGCCGGACGGAGATTCGACGCACAGCGCCCAGTCGATGGCCTGGAAGATCAAGCGCTTCTCCAACGACGAGCTGCGCCAGCGCTTCGTGGACATGTGCGTACAGCAGGCGGAGATCCTCGGTCTCACCATCCCCGACCCGGACCTGCGGTGGAACGAGCAGCGGCAGGCCCACGACTACAGCCAGCCCGACTACGACGAGCTGATGCAGGTGATCAAGGGCAACGGACCGTGCAACCGGCAGCGGATGGAGCACCGGCGCCGGGCCCACGCCGACGGCGCCTGGGTGCGGGAGGCCGCCGCGGCGTACGCGGCGAAGCGGAACAGCAGGGAGAAGGTGGCGGCATGAGCGAACGCACCGAGCGAAGCGAGGGCCGTGAGGGCATGCCCGGCCAGCACGGCATGACCGAGCGGACCCCGTTGTGGGAGGTCTTCGTGCGGGCGCGCCGGGGGTTGTCGCACACCCACGTCGGCAGCCTGCACGCCCCCGACGCCGAGCTGGCCCTGCGCAACGCCCGGGACCTCTACACGCGGCGCCAGGAGGGCGTGTCCATCTGGGTGGTGCCGGCGAGCGCGATCACCGCGTCCAGCCCGGACGAGAAGGACGCCTTCTTCGACCCGGCGGCCGACAAGGTCTACCGCCACCCCACCTTCTACGAGGTGCCGGACGGGGTGGCGCACCTGTGAGCGAGCTGTTCGACTTCGCCCTCGCCCTCGGCGACGACGCGCTGATCGCGGCGCAGCGGCTCGGCGAGTGGACCTCTCGTGCGCCGGAGATGGAGGAGGACATCGCGCTGGCCAACATCGCCCTCGACCAGCTCGGCGCGGCCCGCCTGCTGCTTACGTACGCGGGCGAGCTGGAGGGCGCCGGCCGGGACGAGGACGCGCTGGCCTACCTGCGCGGCGACCGGGAGTTCCGGAACTGCCTCCTGGTCGAGCTGCCCAACGGCGACTTCGCGGTGACGATGGCGAAGCTGTTCTTCCTGGCCGCCTACCAGCTCCCGCTCTACACCGCGCTGAGCGGGTGCGCCGACGAGCGGCTGGCCGCCATCGGGGCGAAGGCGCGCAAGGAGTCGGCGTACCACCTGGACCACGGCTCGCTGTGGGTGAAGCGGCTCGGCGACGGCACCGACGAGTCGCACCGGCGCATGCAGGACGCGGTCGACCAGGTGTGGCCGTACACCCACGAGCTGTTCACCGCGGACCCGGCGGCGCCGGTCGACCCGGCCACCCTGCGGGCCGACTTCGACGCCGTCGTGTCCGCGGTGCTCGACGAGGCGACGCTGACCCGGCCGGCCGACGGCTGGGCACCGGGTGGCGGCCGGGCCGGCGTCCATACCGAACACCTCTCCTACCTGCTGGCCGAGATGCAGGTGCTGCACCGCGCCCACCCGGGGGCGAAGTGGTGAGCGCGAGGAGTGCAGCGAAGCGGAGTCCCGCAGTCGCGAACGAAAGGCGGCACCGGTGACCGACCCCAGGGCGGCCGTGGCGGCGGTGGTGGACCCGGAGATCCGGGTCGTCACCATCGACGAGCTGGGCATCCTGCGGTCGGTGGACGAGGACCCGGCCACCGGCCGGGTGGTCGTCACCATCACCCCCACCTACACCGGCTGCCCGGCCATGGACGTGATCCGGGCGGACATCCGCCGCGCGCTCGCCGCGGCCGGCCACTCCGACGCCGAGGTCCGCACGGTGTACGCCCCGGCGTGGAGCACCGACTGGATCTCCGAGGGCGGCCGGGCCAAGCTGGCCGCCGCCGGCATCGCCCCACCCGCGCCGGCCGCGCGCGGCGGCGCCGTCCCGCTCACCCTGGCCGTCCGCTGCCCGCGCTGCGGCTCCCCGGAGACCGAGCAGGTCAGCCGGTTCGGCTCCACCGCGTGCAAGGCCCTGTGGCGCTGCCGCTCCTGCTCCGAACCCTTCGACCACCTGAAGGCGCTGTGACTGTCACGATCACCCGACCGGTCCGTCGCCGGCCGGTCTTCCACCCGCTGCCCGTCGCCGCCGTCGACCGGCTCACCGACGACGCCGTGGCGATCACCTTCGCCGTGCCCGAGGAGCTGCGGGAGACGTTCGCGTTCTCCGCCGGGCAGCACCTGACCGTGCGGCTTCCCGCCGGAGGCGGGCTCACCGGCTCCGCCGGTGAAGGCGGTGCGGACGTGCGGCGGTCGTACTCGATCTGCTCGACCCCCGACGACCTGGCCCGGCACGGCCGGCTGCGGATCGGGGTGCGCGAGGTTCCCGGCGGCGTTTTCTCGGCGTACGCCTGCGGCGGCCTGCGCGGCGGCGACACGGTCGAGGTGCTGCCCCCGCTCGGGCACTTCACCAGCGCGTTCGCCCCGGACCGGGTCCGCCACTACGGCGCGGTGGTCGCCGGTTCCGGCATCACCCCGGTGCTCTCGCTGGTCGCGACCGCGCTGTCCGTCGAGCCGGCCAGCACCTTCACCCTGGTGTACGGCAACCGCACGGCGAACACGGTGATGTTCGCCGAGGAGCTGGCCGACCTGAAGGACCGCTGGCCGACCCGGCTGCACCTGGTGCACGTGCTCTCCCGGGAGATGGGCGAGTCCGCGCTGCTCTCCGGGCGGATCGACGCCGACCGGCTGACCCGGCTGCTCGACACCGTGGTCCCCGCCGACGTGATCGAGGAGTGGTTCCTCTGCGGTCCGTACGGGATGGTGCTGGACGCCAAGGAGGTGTTCGCCGGCCGGGGCGTGCCCGACTCGGCGGTCCACGCCGAGCTGTTCCACGTCGACGCGCCGCCGGAGCCGATCCGCCGCCCGACCGACGAGCCCGGCGCCGGCGCCGAGGTGACGATCGTGCTGGACGGGCGCTCGTCGAGCTTCACGATGGGCCGTGACGAGCGGGTGCTGGACGCCGCCCTCAAGGTCCGTGGCGAGCTGCCCTACGCCTGCAAGGGCGGGGTCTGCTCGACCTGCAAGGCCAAGGTGGTCGCCGGCGAGGTGACCATGGCCCGCAACTACGCGCTGGAGCCCGACGAGGTGGCCGCCGGCTACGTCCTCACCTGCCAGTCCAGCCCGGTCACCGACAAACTCACCATCGACTACGACGCCTGACGGCACGCAGCGTGCCGGCCCGGCCCGGCCCGGGGCGGGGACCGGCACGCGGCGGTGACCGTCAGCGGTTGAGGAAACCCTGGTGCCCGTGGAGCGTTGCCTTGATCCTCTTGATCACCGCCGCGGTGCGAACGGGTCACATCGGCTAACACCCCTGGCGGGGTCGGCGTCACAGCGGCGTACCCTCGGGTACGTGACGGTGAGCCGGGAGATCGACGACATCCTGCAGCGCGGCGCGGACGGCGGGCGGATCACGCCCGAGGAGGCCCTGCTGCTCTACACCGAGGCGCCCTTCCACCCGCTGGGTGAGGCGGCCGACGCGGTGCGCCGGCGGCGCTACCCGGACAACATCGTCACCTACCTGATCGACCGCAACATCAACTACACGAACGTCTGCGTGACGGCGTGCAAGTTCTGCGCCTTCTACCGTGCGCCCAAGCACAAGGAGGGCTGGACCCACCCGACCGAGGAGATCCTGCGGCGGTGCGGCGAGGCGGTCGAGCTGGGCGCCACCCAGGTGATGCTCCAGGGCGGCCACCACCCGGACTACGGCGTGGAGTACTACGAGGAGCTCTTCTCCGCCGTCAAGCAGGCGTACCCGCAGCTCGCCATCCACTCGATCGGGCCGAGCGAGATCCTGCACATGGCCAAGGTCTCCGGGGTGAGCCTGGACGAGGCGATCGCCCGGATCAAGGCCGCCGGGCTGGACTCGATCGCCGGCGCCGGCGCCGAGATGCTGCCGGACCGGCCACGCAAGGCGATCGCGCCGCTCAAGGAGTCCGGCGCGCGCTGGCTGGAGGTCATGGAGCTGGCGCACCGGCAGGGCCTGGAGTCGACGGCGACCATGATGATGGGCACCGGCGAGACCCACGCCGAGCGGATCGAGCACCTGCGGATGATCCGCGACGTGCAGGACCGCACCGGCGGCTTCCGCGCGTTCATCCCGTGGACGTACCAGCCGGAGAACAACCACCTGAAGGGCCGCACCCAGGCGACCACCCTGGAGTACCTGCGGCTGATCGCGGTGGCCCGGCTCTTCTTCGAGACCGTGCCGCACCTGCAGGCGTCGTGGCTGACCACCGGCAAGGACGTCGGTCAGCTCGCCCTGCACATGGGCGTCGACGACCTCGGCTCGATCATGCTCGAGGAGAACGTCATCTCCTCGGCCGGCGCCCGGCACCGCTCGAACCTGCACGAGCTGATCTCGATGATCCGCACCGCCGACCGGATCCCGGCCCAGCGGGACACGCTCTACAACCGGCTCGCGGTTCATCACACCCCGGCCGACGACCCGAGCGACGAGCGGGTGGTCTCGCACTTCTCGTCGATCGCCCTGCCGGGCGGCGGGGCCGGGAAGTCCCTTCCGCTGGTCGAGGTCAACTGATCTCCACCGAACGGCCGAGCCGACGGCCGCCCAGGTAACAGGACGGCCGCGACCAGCGCGACCCTGGCCCGCGCGACGCCGCCGGCGGCTACGCTGCGCCTGACGGTCGTCCTCCATCGGCCCGCGAGGGTCGTTCACATAACGCACGGCAGCAGGGGCGGGATGGGTCACCATCCCGCCCCTGCTGTCGATGCTCCGCAGAGGACGGAGGAATTCATGCAGGGGTTCTGGCGCGTCGCGACGTCGCTCCGGTAGCGTCCTTTCGTTCCGCAACCATCGACGCGTCCCTTTACCCCGGGGGATTCATGACTTTCCTGCACCGATCGGCGCTGGCCCGTGCCGGCGTCGTCACCCTCCTGGCCGCGGGCGGTCTCGGTGTCGTCGCCGGCCCCGCGCAGGCCGCCGACCAGGCCGACCTCCAGCTCATCCCGCTCAGCTACCAGCTGGCCAAGGGCGTCGAGGAGGCCAGGGCCAAGCCCTTCAAGTTCCAGGTGGACAACACCACGGGCACCGCCGGCGCCAAGGACGTCCGGGTCACTGTGGAGACCAAGGGTCTCAAGCCCCGGAAGGTCGGCGTCGTGGTGCCCGAGGGCTGCGAGGTCGACGGCACCGAGTTCTCCTGCCTGCTCGGTGACCTGGCCGCCGGCACCACTGAGGACTTCGGCATCCCGCTCTTCTCCACCGGCGGCAAGGGCGCCGCGGGCACGCTGCGGGTCACCATCAGCGCGGCCACCGCCGATCCCGACCTGGAGAACAACACCGTCGAGCACGACATCACCGTCACCGAGCCCGGCTACGACCTCACCACGTGGGTGCAGGACGTGTACGCGGACGTGCAGGTCGACGGCGACGAGGCCGGTGAGTCCGGCCTGAAGCCGGTGCGGCCGGGCGAGACCGCCCCGCTGGACTGGGCGGTCTTCAACGACGGCAGCCGCCGCGCCACGGGCGTCGCGTACGGCATCGCGCTGCCGGCCGGCGTCACCTTCGCCGAGCTGCCCGAGGGCTGCGTGGAGCAGGACCTGGGCGGCCTGGCCACGGCGTACTGCGAGGACGGTGGCGCGGTGCTGAAGCCGGGCGAGTACTACACCGCCGGTGTCCGGGTGAAGGTCCGCGCGGACGTCACCGAGCCGGTGCTCCGTCCCGGCTTCGTGTTCGCCTCCGGGCTCGACGCCGCCTCCGGCGAGCCCGAGGAGGAGCCCCGGGTGGCCAGCTCGGCGCAGCGGCGCACCTTCACCGAGACCGACGACGGCGACAACACGGCCCAGTTCGACGTCTTCGTCGACCTGACCACGCAGCCCACCCCGACCCCGACCCCGACCGCGCAGCCGACTCCGACCGCGGAGCCGACCCCCAGCGGTGGCGCGACGGCGAGTCCCGCGCCGACCGCGGGCGGTGGTGCCGGCGGCGGCCTCCCGGTGACCGGTGTGCAGGTCGGGCTGATCGGTGGGATCGGCGCGGCCATCCTGCTGGCCGGCGGGGCGCTGCTGATGCTCTCGCGCCGCCGGAAGGTGGTTCTCGTCACGCCGACCGACGAGCGGGCCGAGGACTGACCGACCTGGACAGCGACAGGGCGGGGTGGGTGACCACCCCGCCCTTTCGCGTACCCGGGAGGAGCCGGGCGCGGGCCGGCTGGCAGAGTGGAGGGGTGAGCCGTACCCCGCAGGGCCAGCGCGCCAGCCTGGACAAGCAGCCGCACGAGGTCGCCGCGATGTTCGACGGCGTGGCCGCCCGCTACGACCTGACCAACACCGTGCTCTCCTTCGGGCAGGACCGGTTCTGGCGGCGGGCCACCCGGGCGGCGCTGGGGCTGCGGCCCGGCGAGCGGGTGCTGGACGTGGGCGCCGGCACCGGCGTCTCGACCGAGGAACTGGCCCACTCCGGGGCGTACGCGGTGGGCGCCGACCTGTCGCTCGGGATGCTGCACGCCGGCAAGCGCACCCGGCCGGGGGTGCCGCTGCTGGCCGGGGACGCCCTGCGGCTGCCCTTCGCCGACGCCAGCTTCGACGCGGTCACCATCTCCTTCGCGCTGCGCAACGTCAACGACACCGACGCGGCGCTGCGTGAGCTCGCCCGGGTCACCCGCCCGGGCGGCCGGCTGGTGGTCTGCGAGTTCAGTACCCCGGTGAACCCGGCGTTCCGCACGGTCTA is from Micromonospora terminaliae and encodes:
- a CDS encoding menaquinone biosynthetic enzyme MqnA/MqnD family protein, which translates into the protein MADRIARPRVGHIQFLNCLPIYWGLMRSGALIDVDLHKDSPDRLNAALVAGDLDIGPISQVEYLRHADELLLLPDLAVGSDGPVLSVNVVSTRPLTELDGARVALGSTSRTGVLLAQLLLAERYGVRPDYFRCPPDLTQMLLEADAGVVIGDVALRALYEAPRKGLAVTDLGQAWREWTGLPMVFAVWAVRRDFAAAHPGRVKEVHEAFLRSRDLCLAELDQVAEAGARWEPFDAETLATYFRTLDFSLGERQVAGLREFARRAAAMGEAPPLPEGGPEFFQG
- the paaA gene encoding 1,2-phenylacetyl-CoA epoxidase subunit PaaA, with translation MYGNDFAPPEDGPGGGLLGEVEAAEAALREAAARARRGGPAPDEDLAAYFADVIDADQKIEPRDWMPEAYRKTLIRQIAQHAHSEIIGMQPEGNWISRAPSLKRKAILLAKVQDEAGHGLYLYAAAETLGVSRDELVELLIDGRQKYSSIFNYPTLTWADVGAIGWLVDGAAIVNQVPLCRCSYGPYARAMIRVCKEESFHQRQGYEILHTLAHGTPEQKAMAQDAVDRWWYPSLAMFGPPDGDSTHSAQSMAWKIKRFSNDELRQRFVDMCVQQAEILGLTIPDPDLRWNEQRQAHDYSQPDYDELMQVIKGNGPCNRQRMEHRRRAHADGAWVREAAAAYAAKRNSREKVAA
- the paaB gene encoding 1,2-phenylacetyl-CoA epoxidase subunit PaaB, whose product is MSERTERSEGREGMPGQHGMTERTPLWEVFVRARRGLSHTHVGSLHAPDAELALRNARDLYTRRQEGVSIWVVPASAITASSPDEKDAFFDPAADKVYRHPTFYEVPDGVAHL
- the paaC gene encoding 1,2-phenylacetyl-CoA epoxidase subunit PaaC encodes the protein MSELFDFALALGDDALIAAQRLGEWTSRAPEMEEDIALANIALDQLGAARLLLTYAGELEGAGRDEDALAYLRGDREFRNCLLVELPNGDFAVTMAKLFFLAAYQLPLYTALSGCADERLAAIGAKARKESAYHLDHGSLWVKRLGDGTDESHRRMQDAVDQVWPYTHELFTADPAAPVDPATLRADFDAVVSAVLDEATLTRPADGWAPGGGRAGVHTEHLSYLLAEMQVLHRAHPGAKW
- the paaD gene encoding 1,2-phenylacetyl-CoA epoxidase subunit PaaD translates to MTDPRAAVAAVVDPEIRVVTIDELGILRSVDEDPATGRVVVTITPTYTGCPAMDVIRADIRRALAAAGHSDAEVRTVYAPAWSTDWISEGGRAKLAAAGIAPPAPAARGGAVPLTLAVRCPRCGSPETEQVSRFGSTACKALWRCRSCSEPFDHLKAL
- the paaE gene encoding 1,2-phenylacetyl-CoA epoxidase subunit PaaE; this translates as MTVTITRPVRRRPVFHPLPVAAVDRLTDDAVAITFAVPEELRETFAFSAGQHLTVRLPAGGGLTGSAGEGGADVRRSYSICSTPDDLARHGRLRIGVREVPGGVFSAYACGGLRGGDTVEVLPPLGHFTSAFAPDRVRHYGAVVAGSGITPVLSLVATALSVEPASTFTLVYGNRTANTVMFAEELADLKDRWPTRLHLVHVLSREMGESALLSGRIDADRLTRLLDTVVPADVIEEWFLCGPYGMVLDAKEVFAGRGVPDSAVHAELFHVDAPPEPIRRPTDEPGAGAEVTIVLDGRSSSFTMGRDERVLDAALKVRGELPYACKGGVCSTCKAKVVAGEVTMARNYALEPDEVAAGYVLTCQSSPVTDKLTIDYDA
- the mqnC gene encoding cyclic dehypoxanthinyl futalosine synthase codes for the protein MTVSREIDDILQRGADGGRITPEEALLLYTEAPFHPLGEAADAVRRRRYPDNIVTYLIDRNINYTNVCVTACKFCAFYRAPKHKEGWTHPTEEILRRCGEAVELGATQVMLQGGHHPDYGVEYYEELFSAVKQAYPQLAIHSIGPSEILHMAKVSGVSLDEAIARIKAAGLDSIAGAGAEMLPDRPRKAIAPLKESGARWLEVMELAHRQGLESTATMMMGTGETHAERIEHLRMIRDVQDRTGGFRAFIPWTYQPENNHLKGRTQATTLEYLRLIAVARLFFETVPHLQASWLTTGKDVGQLALHMGVDDLGSIMLEENVISSAGARHRSNLHELISMIRTADRIPAQRDTLYNRLAVHHTPADDPSDERVVSHFSSIALPGGGAGKSLPLVEVN
- a CDS encoding cell wall anchor protein; this encodes MTFLHRSALARAGVVTLLAAGGLGVVAGPAQAADQADLQLIPLSYQLAKGVEEARAKPFKFQVDNTTGTAGAKDVRVTVETKGLKPRKVGVVVPEGCEVDGTEFSCLLGDLAAGTTEDFGIPLFSTGGKGAAGTLRVTISAATADPDLENNTVEHDITVTEPGYDLTTWVQDVYADVQVDGDEAGESGLKPVRPGETAPLDWAVFNDGSRRATGVAYGIALPAGVTFAELPEGCVEQDLGGLATAYCEDGGAVLKPGEYYTAGVRVKVRADVTEPVLRPGFVFASGLDAASGEPEEEPRVASSAQRRTFTETDDGDNTAQFDVFVDLTTQPTPTPTPTAQPTPTAEPTPSGGATASPAPTAGGGAGGGLPVTGVQVGLIGGIGAAILLAGGALLMLSRRRKVVLVTPTDERAED
- a CDS encoding demethylmenaquinone methyltransferase; amino-acid sequence: MFDGVAARYDLTNTVLSFGQDRFWRRATRAALGLRPGERVLDVGAGTGVSTEELAHSGAYAVGADLSLGMLHAGKRTRPGVPLLAGDALRLPFADASFDAVTISFALRNVNDTDAALRELARVTRPGGRLVVCEFSTPVNPAFRTVYLSYLMRSLPAVARTVSSNPDAYVYLAESIRAWPDQAALAARIGAAGWGRVAWRNLTGGVVALHRAIRD